CATATCCTATCACTTTGCGCGAAAACAAGTCAAGAACCGCTGCCAGAAACACGAACCCGCGTAAAAGATGAATGTAGGTTATGTCGGCAACCCATATTTGATTTATCTGTACCGGAACAATGTCTTTTATCAGGTTCGGGTATCTCAGAAACTTGTGGTTTGAATTCGTCGTTACCCTGTATGCCCTTGGCTGCTTGCATTGAAGATTCTGTTCCCTGACTATACGCTCTACACGTTTATGGTTGACTGAGCTCCACTCTTTTTCGCGTCGGAGTTGCTTATAAATGCGCCTTTGTCCGTATCCGGGAAATTCCTCAGCGATTTCTTCTATGCGTTTTGTGAGGTTTTCTTCATACTTCTGTTCTTCGGGTGTCTTATGCTGCCTGTAATAGTAGGTGCTCTTTGGCATTTCCATCAATTCGCACCCCCTTCGCGTTGTTTCAACGAAGTATTGGTGCTCTTTGATAAACGCTCTTTTGTCTTTTGCAGTTGTCGGGCATATTCTTGAGCTTTTTTTAAAAACTCTATCTCCATGGCCTGACGCCCGACCATCTGCTCAAGCCTGGCTATCTTTTCCTGATATCCAGCTTCATTAACCGGTGTGTTGTTGAACCGTCCTCTTTGATGGGCATCTATCCACCGGGTTAACAATGTCGGTGAAATCGTGTGCTTGCGCGCTACGGCTGTCTTGCTCATTTCACCGCTTAATGCTTCTTCTACTATCTGCTGCTTTTGTTCTTTTGTAAACCGTCTGTATGTCATGACAAGAGCCCTCCTTTTAGGGTCCTTGTCAGCTATTTTAACTTTTTAACTTATTTTGTGTCCAGTTTTAAGGGTACAGTCCAGAGTATTAAAAAAACAAATCATAAAAAGGACCCAGTATAGGCCCTAGTTGTCTCAAGTCTGTCCCAAGTTTAGACATTGGCAATGACAATGATCATGTCCATAATAAATAATGGGGATCTCACTGATAGTATCTTTCAGTTTTAGCATGTAATATACAGGTGCGTTAATAATGTGCGGGGTTATTTATGAAGAAGAATTATACATTTAAGTGTTTGGGTCCGATACCTTCCTTCGTATGCCTGGGTATGTAAATATCCTAAATCACCAATAAACAAGGTGAGAAATGCTAATTTATATGTTATTTGCCAAAACTATCAAAAAAAGTTAAAATTAACCTATATTTCACAGATATAGGAGCTTTACATAAAATATGGCATTACCTATAAATATTGACGAATTAATAAATGGGCAAGCTGTTGAATCCGAAAGAATTGAGTTCAAGGAAGGCTGGAATCCTGAAGCCATACTTCACTCGCTCTGTGCCTTTGCCAATGATTTAAATAATTGGGGCGGGGGATATATAATTATTGGCATAAAATGTAATAAGGGTAAGCCTATCCTGCCGCCTGTAGGATTAAGTCCAGAACAAATTGATTCTTACCAAAGAAAGCTTCTTGAGCTTTGCCATAGAATTACTCCACACTATTTTCCTGTTTCTTCGGTTGAAAAATATGATGGTAAAAATATTCTGGTTTTGTGGGCTCACGGAGGCGAAACAAGGCCTTATAAAGCCCCAAAAACGCTTGCAAAGAAATCAGAGCAAATATATTTTGTGAGAAGATTTGCCTCAACAGTAAAGGCAAATCAGTCTGAGCAAAACCAGCTCTATACTCTGGCTACGAAAGTACCGTTTGATGACAGAATTAATCAGGATGCTTCAATAGAAGAGTTCAGTCCGCACCTTATTAAGGCATTCCTGAAAGAAGCAGGCAGCGATTTGCTTTCAATAATGGATTCTATGTCCTTGAAAGAATTATGTACTCAAATGCAGATTGCCCGTGGCTCAAAGGAATTCTTTAGGCCTATCAACGCGGGACTTCTTCTTTTTACCAATAATCCTGAAAAATATTTTAGAGATACACGGATTGAAGTTGTTGAATATCAGGACGAAATAGGCGACAAGTTTACTGAAAAAATATTCACAGGCCCTATCCATAGCCAGCTTAGAGAAGCGCTCCAATATATTAAAAACATAGTTGTTAAAGAAGAAGTAAGAAAGATTCCTGATCAAGCAAAAGCAATGAGGTTTTTTAATTATCCTTATACAGCGATTGAAGAATCTCTTGCCAATGCGGTATATCATAAAAGTTATGATGAAAGAAATCCTATAGAGGTTAATGTTCGGCACGATAAGATTGAAATATTATCTTTTCTCGGGCCTGTCCCTCCCATAGACAATAAAGCCCTTAAGAAGAAAACACTAATTGCTCATATGTATCGCAATAGGCGCATAGGAGATTTTCTTAAAGAGATAGATTTAACTGAAGGCAGAAGCACCGGTTTTCCTAAAATACGCCAGGCAATGAAGTTCAACGGCTCACCACAGCCGATTTTTGAAACCAATAAAACCCGAGATTATTTTTTAACAATACTGCCGATACATCCAAAGTTTAAGACTAAAGCAAAACTTGCATCTGGTCCAAGTGAGCAAGTCAGTGAGCAAGTCAGTGAGCAAGTCTTAAAAATACTTGAGTACTGCGATGTGCCCAGGAAGAAGCAGGAAATACTAGAACATCTTGGTTTAAGCAGTGTGTTTATGAATTACAAAAGACATATATTACCTTTAATAGAAAAAAGTCTGCTTGAACTTACAATACCAGACAAGCCTCAGAGCAGTAAACAGAAATATAAAACAACAGAAAAAGGATTGGCATATATAAAAAAGTAAATCTCTGAAGTTGTGAAAACTTATATGACAAAATGAGGGGATTATGAGTGCCAGCGTAAAAGGAATATAATTTTAATACCACACTTAAAAATATCTAGTGTGGTTTTTTTGTTGTAAAGGAATATGAATGACACTTACTAAGCAACAGGCCAAAGAAAACCTTTCAAAACTTATTATAAAGTTTGAAACAGAAATTGCTTCTGGCCGGGCATATGAGTTTAACGAAGAAGCCACAAAAATGGCTTTCATTGAACCTTTACTAAAGGATGTCCTCGGCTGGAATGTTAACGACCATAATGAAGTAAATCCTGAATATAAAGTTTCCCGTAAACGGGTGGATTAATGAAGTACTATATTATGTACTTAGTGAAGTCAGGCACTGTCTTTTATAATATAGTTAGTGAAGTTAGAGAAGCCTGACACCGGATTTCGATTGTACTTTTATGACAAAACAAAAATCACTAGCTAAATCATTGGCCCTAATTTTTAAGGGTATCAAAGGACTACGGGACACATTCAATAATGAACGTCAATTTACTATTGATGGTCGTCTCGTTGGCGATATTGGCGAGGTCATTGTCGCAATCGAATATAAGGTAGTTCTTGATAAAACTTCACAACCATGTTATGATGCAACGAGTCTTGATGGAAGACGCGTACAAATTAAAGCTACATTCCAAAATCAACTTACTTTTAAAATCGTTCCGGACTACTATATAGGTCTTAAACTGAATGAAAATGGTACTTATGAAGAGGTTTATAATGGTCCTGGCAAGTATATTCGCGAGCGTTACTCGAAACGAAAAGGGATTGGTGTGAACCTCCTAAGATTTCCAGTTTCTGAGCTTAAAAAATTGCAAACAAATGTTAATAAAGATGAAAAGATACCACGTAGGCAATAGATTATGAATTTGCATTAAGTACAAATAGTATTTAAAATAGACACATATGGATATTAATACATCGGTTGGATCTAAGATTAATGAATTGATTTCTGAATTTAATAACTTTCCAGACAAATTTCTTACGGAAGAGGATGTTAGGGGTTATCTTTATCACCTTCTCTTGAGAGATTTTGGGGAATACCAGAGTACGAAAAATCAGACCGTATCAATTGCTATTCACAATGAAGTGCGCTGGTATGGCGATAATAACAAGCTGAAATATAGGTCAGATATTGTGTTGGTTGATGTTGGTGCGTTAATAACGCAGGAAAAAACAGGGTTAAGACTGCCATCAAAAGGTTACATGTTTAATAAATTTAATGCATTAATAGAATTGAAATTACGTAGGATAAATGGTAAATCAGATAAGCAATTTTTGAAAGATATAAGGGCGGAAAGACGAAAAATAAATAAACTTCATAGAGAATTAGAAGATGGAATATGTAATTTTATCTCATTTCTTATAGTTTTTGATAAGAAAAACAACCTGGAGTTCAGTTGTCGGAATGATGATTTTGCTAAAGAGTTTTATATATTTTGCGATGCATAAAATGCTATAGTGCAAATTGAAAAGAACGGGTAAGGAATTAATAAGAAATGATGGATAAGAGAACAAATATTGTATTACCTAACTATGGACCCAAGAACCTCGTATTAAAGAACAGATTATTTGAGGTAAAAAATGCAAGATAATCCTATCAATAAATATAATCACGCTGACCCGGGCGATAATGTGCAAATGTGTTTTCGATATCAGCAAGGTTATGGGGTTGTCTTGTTGCTTGGTAGCTTTTCAGGAAAACTTCCTTATAAATCCATATGGTGTGAGCACTATGAGGATTTTCTTGGAGAAAGAAATGATGGAAAATATGATGCGTACCAAATAAAAACAAAAAAACCGGAATTGGGGGCTTGGAAATTAAATGATAAAGATTTGCTAAAATCTATAAAAAGATTTTCCGAGCTTGAGCAATTAGCGTCAGAACGAATTAATGCATTTAAGTTTGTTTCTAACGCTGATTATTATAATTCACTTCAAAAAATTGAACAATGTCCAGTCAAATTCCTGGAAGCTTGTCAAAAAAGTAGTGGTGAGGATAGTATTCAAACACCTTTTAAACAAGCTTTTTCAAGTATGTCAAGAAAAGTTAATTGTCCAAAAGAGCTTTTGTTCCGAACCTTAAAAAAGACTGATTTACTCAAGGGGCCAGGGAAAGAGACATTTGATGATGAAATTTGTGTTACCCATATGGAGAGTGTAGATGCTTTAAAGGGATGTATTATTTACGAACGTAATAAAATCAAAGATAAACTAATCGATTTGATTTATAAAGCATCATCCCTTCATCTTTCAGACCCTAATAAACATTGGATTCCTCTAAATAATGTACCAAACATTGATCCAAAGTTGTCAGCAAAAAAAATATTGATTGCGACGGTGGCACTAATTATTGAAGAAGAAAGAATAACACCACCCTTTCGCTACTTGCAAGGAAGTACTCAAATTAGAATAGGCAAATTTAAAAAACATGAATCAATATTAGCGAAAAAATTGACTCGTGGCGGATTAGAGATAGATTTGGAGTCATTTATGCAACGTTCGTTGGCCGCTGAAAAAAACTTGATTGAATTAGGATATCGGAATTCACAAAATGCTAAAGAGGTGATCGATCATATAGCGAAATTTGTTAAATATGAATGTAATGATTCTTATAGGTTGTATTATGATGAAAATAATATATTTGGACCGGCTATGTATAAGGATATAATTAATAGAATTAGAGAGATAGCCAGTAAAAAGTCTGAGAAAGTATATGGATTGGATTATGAATGTCTAATAGGGATAGCTGGATTGCTGACATCTGAGTGTCATATATGGTGGAGTAAAAAATTTAATCTTAAAGAGGAAGACAATGTTGTCTAGAATTGTTTTTGCATCTACTTTGGAGCTTAACGACGAAATACATATGGCAAGACTATTGATTCTATTACATCAATATGGTGGCAAGAGGAATAGGCCGATTGAGGGCATAACAAAACTAGCCAAAGCAGATTTTTTGCTCAGATATCCTAACTGTTTGCAAAGAGTATTAAGTAAACATTATTCTGATTCATCTTACCCTAAAATTCAAGAATACGAAAAGCAAAATGTCGAAAATAAGATGGTGCGATATAAGTATGGCCCTTGGGATTCAAGGTTTCGTAGATGGATGGGATTGCTTGTCTCAAAGAATTTGGCTCGAGTATATACCAAGGGGAAGACCATTTATATCGAATTAACAAATGAAGGGGCTAGGGTGGCTTACGTTCTTGAAAAGAAATCTGAATTTGCAGACTATGGCCTGAGAAGTTCACTTGTTGCCACAATAGTTAAAAAATATTCTGCTTCAGCTTTGAAAAACTATATTTATGAAGTATTTCCAGAGTTGTTAAGCATGAAATTGGGAGAAGAAATAAAAATATGAATTTTAGAATTGATAAATTACGAATTGATTTTAAAAAATCTACCGAAGAAATTATTTTTAATAGATTGAATTTCTTTTATGGTTCAATGGGAGCAGGCAAATCTACTATAGCAAGATTAATTGATTATTGTCTTGGTGGAAACTTAGAAGAAACACCTGCACTGCAATCCGAGTTTGTTTCAATAACCTTAGAAGCAATTGTTGGCGACTACATTGTGTCCTTAACTCGTGACAAGAATAATAATAATATTAAGGTACTTTGGGGGCAAGGTTTAAGAAAAAGTAATAGTTTAAATATACCTGCCAGAGATAAAAATGGAGAATTAATCCCAGATACAGGAGTTGAGGCTATATCTGATTTCATCTTTTATCTAAATGGAATTCAGCCCCCGAAAGTTAGAAAAAGTAAAGTAAGAGAAGATTCTGAGTTAATCCCATTAAGTTTGCGTGATGTATTTTGGTATTGCTATTTGGATCAAGATGAAATTGACAGTTCGTTCTTTAATCTAGAGTTAGACGCTGATCCATTTAGACGTCAAAAAAGCAAGGATGTTATAAGGTATCTGATTGGATTTCATCAGGATAAGGTTGCTTCTTTGGAAATGCAAGTTGAGAATTTACGACAAAGAAAAGAGAGTATTTTGCAAGGCGCAGAGGCTTTGTACGGTGCGCTAAAAAAAATTGGTATGAATTCAGAAAGAGATATAGAAGCAGAAGAAGAAGAATATAAAAAAGAATTGAATGAGATTGCGACAACTAAAGATTCTGTCCGAAATATTCCAGACACTAAATTACGGCATTCAACAGAGGAGTATAGGGAAAATGCACGTGTATTAAATAATCAGATTGTCCAGTCCGAAGAAGCATTAAGTGAAATCAATAAAATGATTGAAAATCATGAGCAGTTGAAAAACGAGCTTATAATGCTGGCTATAAAAGCTGATCGAGTGATGGCTGCAAGGGTAGTTCTCTCTGCTGCAGATTTTATTAATTGTCCTAGATGTGCATCAGAATTGCCGCGAAGAGAGGAGGGTAATTGTAAGGTTTGTGGTCAAAAAGAAAGTGATATAGCAGAAAGTGATAGAGAAGATATAAAGATACAAAAAGCTGACCTGAAAATGAGGGTAAACGAGATTGAGGAAATCTTAGAGAAGCATGTGGAAAAACGTGTAATGTTAGAAAAAGAAATAGCAGATTCTAGGCAAAAAAAGGAAGAGCTAGATTATAGGTTGTCTAAGGCTTTAAAGCATTATGATTCCATTGTGATGTCAAATTTAATATCACTAGAAGCTCGTTCTGCAAAGATTGAAGAATACCTAAGAAGTTTATTAAAAAACAAAGCATTAATAAAGCAATATGAAGAAATGTATGAAAATTCAGGTAAGATAGCAGAAAAAGAAAAAACATTGAGACGCGAATTGTTAGAAGAGAGAAAACGTGCGGAAAGAGATACTAGCAATTTAAAAAATCTCGAGGACTTATTTCTAGACTGTTTGATTAGAGCAAAGCTTCCTGGTATTAAAGAAGAAGATATGGTTACAATACCAACGAATAATTTGTATCCATCGGTTCACAGCAAAGGCATGGAGAACATTGCTGTCACTAATTTTTCTAATTATGGAAGTGGAGGAAAGAAAACGTTGTTTAAAGCATGCTTCGCGTTAGCTATACATAGGCTTTCTGTCAAAACGGGCAATATTATTCCCAATCTATTAATAATCGATACACCTATGAAAAATATTAGTGAGCGAGAAAATAGAGTGCAATTTGAAGGGTTTTATAATTTATTGTATGATTTGGCGTCCAGTGAATTGCAAAATACACAGTTTATAATAATTGACAAAGAATTCTTCCCTCCGAAGCAAGAGTTTCAAGATATTTTTGTGAGACATATGAAGCCAAACGAAAAACATACGAAACCAGGAGAAAATAGAACCCCCCCATTGATACCATATTATAATGGACATTGATAATCTTTGTTGTAATGGAATAATAGGAGACATGGTAAAATTGACATTATAAAGTAAGAATTCTGGGCATTGTGTCATAAAGAATATTTTCGAAAATATTATATACAATTTACTTAAACTCAAAAATATATCTGGATAAAGGAAATGGAATATGTCAAAGGATAATGAAATTATGGATTTCTTACATAAAAATGTTTTTGATCCGATTCTAGATTCTCCAAATGCATCAAATAGTTTAAAACAAGGTGTTCGTTTAACTATTATGAGAATGAATGAAAGGGATACTAAAGGCAAAATACTTTACTATTGGTCAGCAATTGTAGGTACAGAGAGGAGTACTGAATTTGCTCGAAGTATGCGAAATGAAGGTTTTACACGTTTTGAAGAAGTTATTGATGAATTC
This genomic window from Candidatus Liberimonas magnetica contains:
- a CDS encoding IS3 family transposase, which encodes MCPTTAKDKRAFIKEHQYFVETTRRGCELMEMPKSTYYYRQHKTPEEQKYEENLTKRIEEIAEEFPGYGQRRIYKQLRREKEWSSVNHKRVERIVREQNLQCKQPRAYRVTTNSNHKFLRYPNLIKDIVPVQINQIWVADITYIHLLRGFVFLAAVLDLFSRKVIGYALSLTLDASFVVEALKMAIKRRSPAPGCIHHSDHGVQYACKEYVDVLKEHGILSSMSKQGNPYENASAESFFKTFKYEEVYLNEYHTVDDVIERTPYFIEQVYNTKRLHSSIGYVPPDEFEALLNTAKPADIQPASISG
- a CDS encoding transposase is translated as MTYRRFTKEQKQQIVEEALSGEMSKTAVARKHTISPTLLTRWIDAHQRGRFNNTPVNEAGYQEKIARLEQMVGRQAMEIEFLKKAQEYARQLQKTKERLSKSTNTSLKQREGGAN
- a CDS encoding putative DNA binding domain-containing protein, whose product is MALPINIDELINGQAVESERIEFKEGWNPEAILHSLCAFANDLNNWGGGYIIIGIKCNKGKPILPPVGLSPEQIDSYQRKLLELCHRITPHYFPVSSVEKYDGKNILVLWAHGGETRPYKAPKTLAKKSEQIYFVRRFASTVKANQSEQNQLYTLATKVPFDDRINQDASIEEFSPHLIKAFLKEAGSDLLSIMDSMSLKELCTQMQIARGSKEFFRPINAGLLLFTNNPEKYFRDTRIEVVEYQDEIGDKFTEKIFTGPIHSQLREALQYIKNIVVKEEVRKIPDQAKAMRFFNYPYTAIEESLANAVYHKSYDERNPIEVNVRHDKIEILSFLGPVPPIDNKALKKKTLIAHMYRNRRIGDFLKEIDLTEGRSTGFPKIRQAMKFNGSPQPIFETNKTRDYFLTILPIHPKFKTKAKLASGPSEQVSEQVSEQVLKILEYCDVPRKKQEILEHLGLSSVFMNYKRHILPLIEKSLLELTIPDKPQSSKQKYKTTEKGLAYIKK
- a CDS encoding DUF4297 domain-containing protein encodes the protein MQDNPINKYNHADPGDNVQMCFRYQQGYGVVLLLGSFSGKLPYKSIWCEHYEDFLGERNDGKYDAYQIKTKKPELGAWKLNDKDLLKSIKRFSELEQLASERINAFKFVSNADYYNSLQKIEQCPVKFLEACQKSSGEDSIQTPFKQAFSSMSRKVNCPKELLFRTLKKTDLLKGPGKETFDDEICVTHMESVDALKGCIIYERNKIKDKLIDLIYKASSLHLSDPNKHWIPLNNVPNIDPKLSAKKILIATVALIIEEERITPPFRYLQGSTQIRIGKFKKHESILAKKLTRGGLEIDLESFMQRSLAAEKNLIELGYRNSQNAKEVIDHIAKFVKYECNDSYRLYYDENNIFGPAMYKDIINRIREIASKKSEKVYGLDYECLIGIAGLLTSECHIWWSKKFNLKEEDNVV